In the Populus trichocarpa isolate Nisqually-1 chromosome 1, P.trichocarpa_v4.1, whole genome shotgun sequence genome, TATCCTGCAAGGATGTATCTGCGTATTTGCAATCTTTAGTTGGACCTTATGATGCACAGCAAGCAAAGGATCATACTGGTCACAGTATTCAGCAGGACCATGGAGGGGCTCCTGTAAGTGTAAGTTATAAATAGTTGCATAATAATCTGCTCTATTTTAACTTGTTCAAAAAGGTTGACTATGTATGCAACAGCATGCAGGTGCAATTGAAAGGTTGGAAGATCAGAGACAGTCCATTGAGCATCAGAAGCAAGTTTCCTTACTGGAAACTGACAATTTGGCAGAGGTTCAAATACGGGATCTTTTTGAATGCCATAAATGCAGAATGACATTTGATGAGAAGGGCACATATTTGGAACATCTTTTGTCATTTCACCAAAGAACTACACGGAGGTATAGACTCGGTTCTTCTGTTGGGGACGGTGTGATAGTTAAAGACGGAAAATTTGAATGCCAGTTCTGCCATAAGGTGTTTCATGAAAGGCGCAGGTACAATGGTCATGTAGGAATCCACGTGAGGAATTATGTGAGGGGGATTGAAGATTCACCTGGTGTGAAGAACTATATGAGGGGGATTGAAGAATCACCTGCTGTCCAGTTGGCTCTGCAAAAGAGTGATCCTCCAACCCCTGATGACTTGCCTACAAGAATCTCCAAAATGGATGCGTTGATTGAAATAGCTCAGAACTCCATTCGAGAAACATCGTCTTCTGGAGCTAATGATGAACAGAATGTGGTCTCTGATTCAAAACTTCCTGCTTCAGTTTCTGAACATGAACTGAATTCTGATTCTCCTCCCAGTGAACCACAAATGGAAGATAGCATACCTGGCAAGTCTCTGGAACTCAATTTACACCAACAGAAAGTTGATTTTATGGtgattgatgaaaagatggagAAGGTTGAAGATGCTAGTGATGTTCAAGATTTTAAAACAGTTTCATCTGCTGATGCTCAACATCATAATACATTTGAAAGTCTTAGTAGAAATGATGGTCTGGCACCTGGCACCAATGAAATTGGCAGGTCTGGAATTAAAGGGGAAACAGTTTCTGAAAGCCATTCACTTGCTCCAGTGAATACTCAGAAAATATTTGGTGCTGAGAGTAATatgatttttgttggttttgacaGACCACACCAACATAAGCCTGATGAAGTGGATAAAAGCGTGAATGTTGAGATGAAAATTGGTTTTGGAAGCAATAACAGTATAGCAGATGGTAATGCTATTCAAGACACCGGAGGACATTCTTTCAAAGAAAATGTGCTTAAGTGTGGAGTTCCTGAGCAACAGTTGCAACTGCCCCATGACTTTTCAACACCAGAGGCAATCGTGGACAAGGTATCATGCTTTATTCTTGTAGATTATTCTGAGGAGCAAATACTAGTGTGCTCACACCTATCTGAAACTTGTCTCAAATATAGTCGTGAGAACAGTTTTTGTCACTCATGGCGTTATCCATGCATCTTCTCTACAAAGAGTTGTTCTCCCTTCTCCGTTAGGTGCTTTAAATCTTAATTGTATAAGGAAAATGAAAGGCCTATCTCTTATGAGGAccttttaataaatacaaagagTAGACATGGCCTGGCATCTCTTTTAGTTGCAACCATTCACTCTTGGAAAAATTGCATTTGCAACAATCTGCAGTGATGTAGTGGCTGCAAAGCCACAGTTCTCTTTGTTTCACAAAATGTCTACTATTTGGTTATGCATAATGTATAAGAAATGCAGTTAGATATGACCATTTAGAAATAGTTTGCCTTAATTACCGTGCTTTACTCAATTGTGAAATGGATTGTGTTGTCTTTAGGAGTTACATAAATCCTTTTGACTAAGGAGATTGGACAGATCACACAGAAAGATGAAATGCTTTATTTCGGGGCTGAGGGACTGCTGTTTATTGAGATAGATAGAGTATCATgtcttcttttatattaaaagaaattgttagTTTAAAGGTTGTGGAGGATCATATCCGAAATCTAAAagaattatgttttatagatataaaaatacaaaaagaattcACATCtgacattttaat is a window encoding:
- the LOC7492017 gene encoding uncharacterized protein LOC7492017 isoform X2 encodes the protein MATTATRTTTPTTTKPPQPLPPNFLPYIDMTTLSQSELHKLSLTFSTPPSTTNNTITPTIDRTNFNESAGSRRQTFARPSHHHHRHRLAATPFTKTLPDPPNNPIPNDPDRLENPTIIKFLKNLLSSHPEFQEPDFSVEFDTFNHFNHPITIISNSLKPRQVLDFDMPPGVRKRKRGRKPKVKALSIVHREMGLEIVNRKGVVVDLVGLACLDDPYKDELKRRTEGMEKEEELLGFFRELGGQWCSRRKKRKIVDAGEFGDFLPVGWKLILGLKRKEGRAWVYCRRYLSPSGQQFISCKDVSAYLQSLVGPYDAQQAKDHTGHSIQQDHGGAPHAGAIERLEDQRQSIEHQKQVSLLETDNLAEVQIRDLFECHKCRMTFDEKGTYLEHLLSFHQRTTRRYRLGSSVGDGVIVKDGKFECQFCHKVFHERRRYNGHVGIHVRNYVRGIEDSPGVKNYMRGIEESPAVQLALQKSDPPTPDDLPTRISKMDALIEIAQNSIRETSSSGANDEQNVVSDSKLPASVSEHELNSDSPPSEPQMEDSIPGKSLELNLHQQKVDFMVIDEKMEKVEDASDVQDFKTVSSADAQHHNTFESLSRNDGLAPGTNEIGRSGIKGETVSESHSLAPVNTQKIFGAESNMIFVGFDRPHQHKPDEVDKSVNVEMKIGFGSNNSIADGNAIQDTGGHSFKENVLKCGVPEQQLQLPHDFSTPEAIVDKGENEFGTADQIHAKVTGFDELKLDEIEHLKFSLGTGQEPMSLHEVPLGLGNITEMEAAYDASLQFESDVIVDTADRQLTTVCVWCGAEFSHEAFDTEMQSGSVGYMCPDCKAKISGQLNI
- the LOC7492017 gene encoding uncharacterized protein LOC7492017 isoform X1; this translates as MATTATRTTTPTTTKPPQPLPPNFLPYIDMTTLSQSELHKLSLTFSTPPSTTNNTITPTIDRTNFNESAGSRRQTFARPSHHHHRHRLAATPFTKTLPDPPNNPIPNDPDRLENPTIIKFLKNLLSSHPEFQEPDFSVEFDTFNHFNHPITIISNSLKPRQVLDFDMPPGVRKRKRGRKPKVKALSIVHREMGLEIVNRKGVVVDLVGLACLDDPYKDELKRRTEGMEKEEELLGFFRELGGQWCSRRKKRKIVDAGEFGDFLPVGWKLILGLKRKEGRAWVYCRRYLSPSGQQFISCKDVSAYLQSLVGPYDAQQAKDHTGHSIQQDHGGAPVSHAGAIERLEDQRQSIEHQKQVSLLETDNLAEVQIRDLFECHKCRMTFDEKGTYLEHLLSFHQRTTRRYRLGSSVGDGVIVKDGKFECQFCHKVFHERRRYNGHVGIHVRNYVRGIEDSPGVKNYMRGIEESPAVQLALQKSDPPTPDDLPTRISKMDALIEIAQNSIRETSSSGANDEQNVVSDSKLPASVSEHELNSDSPPSEPQMEDSIPGKSLELNLHQQKVDFMVIDEKMEKVEDASDVQDFKTVSSADAQHHNTFESLSRNDGLAPGTNEIGRSGIKGETVSESHSLAPVNTQKIFGAESNMIFVGFDRPHQHKPDEVDKSVNVEMKIGFGSNNSIADGNAIQDTGGHSFKENVLKCGVPEQQLQLPHDFSTPEAIVDKGENEFGTADQIHAKVTGFDELKLDEIEHLKFSLGTGQEPMSLHEVPLGLGNITEMEAAYDASLQFESDVIVDTADRQLTTVCVWCGAEFSHEAFDTEMQSGSVGYMCPDCKAKISGQLNI